The following are encoded together in the Clostridia bacterium genome:
- a CDS encoding type II toxin-antitoxin system PemK/MazF family toxin — MQIKRGDIFFAQLNPVVGSEQGGTRPVLIIQNDIGNQYSPTTIVAAITSQIMKAKLPTHVEVSAGQSGLERDSVILLEQIRTIDKSRLKHKVAVLEDDIMAKVDEALSISLGLQEI, encoded by the coding sequence ATGCAAATCAAGCGTGGAGATATTTTCTTCGCCCAGCTGAATCCGGTCGTCGGTTCTGAACAAGGCGGGACCCGTCCGGTTTTAATTATCCAAAATGATATCGGCAACCAGTACAGTCCCACCACCATCGTGGCGGCCATTACTTCCCAGATCATGAAGGCGAAACTGCCTACCCATGTGGAAGTAAGTGCCGGGCAGAGCGGATTGGAAAGGGATTCGGTTATTTTATTGGAACAAATCAGAACCATTGACAAAAGCCGTCTCAAACACAAGGTGGCCGTTTTGGAAGACGACATCATGGCCAAAGTTGATGAGGCTTTAAGCATTAGCCTTGGTTTACAAGAGATATGA
- a CDS encoding gamma-glutamyl-gamma-aminobutyrate hydrolase family protein → MKPLIGVTCQQEDELVSVTRYYGEALMAAGGLPVLLPVTLDRQVINAYGEMLDGLLLSGGGDLDPSFFGEEPLRGLGTVCPQRDIFELELCKLFLAAHKPVLGICRGLQVLNVALGGTLFQDLRVQYPASLEHQQKAPKNWATHRVAVETSSLLREILAAAEIRVNSFHHQGIKALGRSLRAVAWAADGVIEGVERETGFAVGVQWHPERLWETHQEQKQLFDAFVEEARRIKSVIDRNPAL, encoded by the coding sequence ATGAAACCTTTGATTGGGGTCACTTGCCAGCAGGAGGACGAACTGGTATCGGTAACCCGTTATTACGGGGAAGCCCTGATGGCGGCGGGGGGGCTGCCGGTGCTCCTGCCCGTCACCCTGGACCGGCAAGTAATCAATGCCTACGGGGAGATGCTGGATGGACTGCTGTTGTCCGGCGGCGGGGACCTGGACCCGTCCTTCTTCGGGGAGGAGCCCCTGCGGGGCCTGGGAACAGTCTGCCCCCAAAGAGATATCTTTGAACTGGAATTGTGCAAGCTGTTTTTGGCCGCCCACAAACCCGTGCTGGGCATTTGCCGGGGACTGCAGGTGCTGAATGTGGCTTTGGGAGGCACTTTGTTTCAGGATTTGCGGGTGCAGTATCCCGCCAGTTTGGAGCACCAGCAAAAGGCGCCGAAGAATTGGGCCACCCATAGGGTAGCTGTGGAAACCTCGTCCTTGCTCCGGGAAATCCTGGCGGCAGCGGAAATCCGGGTCAACAGCTTTCACCATCAAGGCATCAAGGCCTTGGGGCGAAGTCTCAGAGCCGTCGCCTGGGCAGCGGATGGCGTCATCGAAGGGGTGGAACGGGAAACGGGTTTCGCGGTGGGAGTGCAGTGGCACCCGGAACGGTTGTGGGAAACCCACCAGGAGCAGAAACAGCTGTTTGATGCCTTTGTGGAAGAGGCCAGGAGAATTAAATCGGTTATAGACAGGAATCCGGCCCTTTAA
- a CDS encoding alanine racemase has protein sequence MRPVWVEVNLAAIEHNFNLVRKLVKPDTKIMAVIKANAYGHGAVEVAKRLAGTGASYFGVATQQEALELRRAGIQVPILILGFTPLEDAEITVAHDIAQTVFSLDQGEALSRAAVKLGRRAVVHVKIDTGMGRLGLPPREDSARVIEALLKLPGIKVEGIFSHLARADEQDKTAALEQERRFSKFIQVLEAKGISIPLKHLANSAATMALPETHFDLVRPGIMLYGLYPSPEMEETQVPLCPALSWKTRIVQLKEVPRGTAISYGGTYVTGETTLVATLPVGYADGLRRVLSNRGEVIVGGRRAPIIGRVCMDQTMVDVTGIPNVAVGDVVTIIGKEGEAEITAGEMAHLAGTISYEVVCGISARVVRKYLP, from the coding sequence ATGCGTCCTGTCTGGGTGGAAGTAAACTTAGCAGCAATTGAGCACAATTTTAACCTGGTACGAAAGCTGGTTAAGCCGGATACCAAGATCATGGCCGTGATCAAAGCCAACGCCTACGGTCACGGAGCAGTGGAAGTAGCCAAGCGGCTGGCCGGGACAGGCGCTTCCTACTTTGGCGTGGCCACGCAGCAAGAAGCATTGGAACTGCGCCGGGCGGGTATTCAGGTTCCTATTCTCATCTTGGGTTTCACCCCTTTGGAAGATGCAGAAATTACCGTCGCCCATGATATTGCCCAGACGGTGTTTTCCCTAGACCAAGGTGAAGCCTTGTCCAGGGCAGCGGTGAAGTTGGGGCGCCGGGCCGTGGTCCATGTGAAGATTGATACGGGTATGGGGCGACTGGGGCTGCCTCCCCGGGAAGATTCCGCCCGGGTGATCGAGGCTCTCCTAAAGCTGCCGGGCATCAAGGTGGAAGGAATTTTCTCCCATTTAGCCCGGGCGGACGAACAGGATAAGACTGCCGCGTTAGAGCAGGAGCGGCGGTTTAGCAAGTTTATCCAGGTATTGGAGGCCAAGGGAATCTCCATTCCCCTCAAACACCTGGCCAACAGCGCGGCCACCATGGCGCTGCCGGAAACGCATTTTGACCTGGTGCGTCCCGGCATCATGCTGTACGGCCTCTATCCCAGCCCGGAAATGGAGGAAACCCAGGTGCCTTTATGCCCGGCATTGAGTTGGAAAACGCGCATCGTGCAGCTGAAAGAGGTGCCCAGGGGTACGGCCATAAGCTACGGCGGTACCTATGTGACCGGGGAGACGACCCTGGTGGCGACTTTACCGGTGGGCTATGCCGATGGGCTCAGGAGGGTGTTATCCAACCGGGGAGAAGTGATCGTGGGCGGCCGCCGGGCTCCGATTATCGGGCGGGTGTGTATGGATCAAACAATGGTGGATGTGACCGGTATTCCCAACGTGGCAGTGGGCGATGTGGTGACCATTATCGGCAAGGAGGGTGAGGCGGAGATTACCGCCGGCGAAATGGCCCACCTAGCCGGTACCATTAGTTACGAAGTGGTCTGCGGCATCAGTGCCCGGGTGGTGAGAAAGTACCTTCCTTAA
- a CDS encoding ribbon-helix-helix protein, CopG family produces MISIPEQLLEEVDGFVSLENRNRSEFIREAMKLYLAEKKRRRMRDQMKKGYQEMAQINLKLAAEHYEIENEVQDYLEEKLAECK; encoded by the coding sequence ATGATCAGCATACCAGAGCAGCTCTTAGAAGAAGTGGATGGCTTCGTATCATTAGAAAACAGGAATCGCAGCGAATTTATACGGGAGGCTATGAAATTGTATTTAGCAGAGAAGAAAAGGCGCCGGATGCGGGATCAAATGAAAAAAGGCTACCAGGAAATGGCACAGATAAATCTGAAGCTGGCTGCGGAACACTATGAAATAGAGAATGAGGTTCAAGATTACCTGGAAGAAAAATTAGCGGAGTGCAAGTGA